A portion of the Nitrospiraceae bacterium genome contains these proteins:
- the rpsU gene encoding 30S ribosomal protein S21 encodes MVIKVHENDLERALKSLKRQLQKEGLFKEIKQRSFYEKPSVKEKRKQREARKKRLKALRFKRSE; translated from the coding sequence TTGGTTATAAAAGTTCATGAAAATGATCTTGAAAGAGCGCTTAAATCTCTTAAACGCCAACTTCAGAAAGAAGGTCTTTTTAAGGAAATAAAGCAGAGGAGTTTTTATGAAAAGCCCTCTGTGAAAGAAAAACGCAAGCAGAGAGAGGCTAGGAAAAAAAGACTCAAGGCATTGAGATTTAAGAGGTCGGAATAA
- a CDS encoding RNA-binding protein, with amino-acid sequence MEKKLYVGNISFQATEEDLKELFAKSGEVESVKIITDAQTGKPRGFGFVEMATREDAKRAIESVNGMMLMERALVVNEAKPQQKENRGGFGGNRRSGGGFDRNKGRGRR; translated from the coding sequence ATGGAAAAGAAGCTTTATGTAGGCAACATCTCGTTCCAGGCAACAGAAGAGGATTTAAAGGAACTTTTTGCAAAATCAGGAGAGGTAGAGTCTGTGAAAATAATCACTGATGCCCAGACAGGAAAACCTAGAGGATTCGGTTTTGTTGAGATGGCTACCCGTGAAGATGCAAAAAGAGCTATAGAGTCAGTCAACGGCATGATGTTAATGGAAAGGGCGCTTGTAGTAAATGAAGCTAAGCCCCAGCAGAAAGAAAACCGCGGCGGTTTCGGCGGGAACAGAAGAAGCGGAGGCGGTTTTGACAGAAATAAGGGCAGAGGACGGAGATAA